A single genomic interval of Lathyrus oleraceus cultivar Zhongwan6 chromosome 7, CAAS_Psat_ZW6_1.0, whole genome shotgun sequence harbors:
- the LOC127108428 gene encoding endoglucanase 6: protein MEKLPQLIFMLSLFLFPFAFAGHDYGQALSKSIMFFEAQRSGYLPHNQRVSWRSHSGLQDGKVSGVDLVGGYYDAGDNVKFGLPMAFTVTMMSWSIIEYGKQMASSGELGHAMEAVKWGTDYFIKAHPEPNVLYGEVGDGNTDHKCWQRPEDMTTDRHAYKIDPSNPGSDLAGETAAAMAAASIVFRRSNPAYSRELLSHAYELFDFADKYRGKYDSSITVAQKYYRSISGYNDELLWAAAWLYQASNNQYYLDYLGRNGDAMGGTGWQMTEFSWDVKYPGVQTLVAKFLLQGKAGIHTPVFERYLEKSEYFMCSCMGRGTHNVQKTPGGLIYRQRWNNLQFATSSSFLATVYSDYLASSARDLKCASGYVAPSQLLSFAKSQVDYILGDNPRATSYMVGYGNNFPQRVHHRGSSIVSIKANPSFVSCMGGYDTWFSSKRSNTNILTGAIVGGPDAYDDFADERKNYEQTEPATYNNAPLIGVLARLGGGHGGYNQLLPVVVTAPKPVVTRQHSFIKPKITPSPASWSGPISVEQKVTHSWVANGITYYRYSTIVTNKSNKNLKSLNLSISKLYGPLWGLTKSGDSYTFPAWINSLSAGKSLEFVYIHSTSPADVSVANYLLA, encoded by the exons ATGGAGAAGTTACCGCAACTCATTTTCATGCTTTCTCTGTTTCTATTTCCGTTTGCTTTTGCTGGTCATGACTACGGTCAAGCTCTTAGCAAGAGCATTATGTTCTTCGAAGCTCAGAGATCTGGCTATCTTCCGCATAACCAGAGAGTTTCATGGAGATCTCATTCCGGTCTTCAAGACGGTAAAGTAAGCGGCGTAGATCTAGTCGGTGGTTACTACGACGCCGGTGATAATGTGAAATTCGGGTTACCAATGGCGTTTACCGTTACAATGATGTCGTGGAGTATCATTGAATACGGTAAACAAATGGCGAGTAGTGGCGAGCTTGGTCACGCCATGGAGGCTGTGAAATGGGGGACTGATTATTTCATCAAAGCTCATCCTGAACCTAATGTTCTGTATGGAGAG GTAGGGGACGGAAACACTGACCACAAGTGTTGGCAAAGGCCGGAGGATATGACTACTGACCGTCACGCTTACAAGATTGATCCGAGTAATCCCGGGTCGGATCTCGCCGGAGAAACCGCCGCCGCTATGGCAGCTGCTTCTATAGTCTTCCGCCGTTCTAACCCTGCGTATTCCCGTGAACTTCTCAGCCATGCCTACGAG CTGTTTGATTTTGCGGATAAATATAGAGGCAAATATGACAGCAGTATCACAGTTGCCCAGAAGTATTACAGATCTATCAGTGGCTATAAT GATGAATTGCTCTGGGCTGCTGCGTGGTTGTATCAAGCATCTAACAACCAATATTACTTGGATTACCTCGGTAGAAATGGTGACGCCATGGGTGGAACTGGTTGGCAAATGACTGAGTTTAGTTGGGATGTTAAGTATCCTGGTGTTCAGACTTTGGTTGCCAAG TTCCTATTGCAAGGAAAAGCTGGCATTCATACACCAGTGTTTGAAAGATATCTGGAAAAGTCTGAGTATTTCATGTGTTCATGCATGGGAAGGGGTACTCACAATGTTCAGAAGACACCCGGTGGCCTAATATACCGCCAAAGATGGAACAACTTGCAGTTTGCCACAAGTTCCTCCTTCTTAGCTACAGTCTATTCTGACTACCTCGCTTCTTCTGCGAGGGACTTGAAATGTGCTTCTGGCTATGTCGCTCCTTCTCAGCTTCTCTCATTTGCGAAGTCTCAGGTGGATTACATTCTTGGGGACAACCCGAGGGCTACAAGTTACATGGTGGGATATGGAAACAATTTCCCTCAAAGAGTTCACCACAGAGGTTCATCCATTGTTTCAATCAAGGCTAACCCTTCATTTGTCAGCTGTATGGGAGGTTATGATACTTGGTTTAGCAGCAAAAGGAGCAACACCAATATACTAACTGGTGCTATTGTTGGTGGACCTGATGCATACGATGACTTCGCTGATGAAAGAAAGAACTATGAACAAACAGAACCAGCAACCTACAACAATGCTCCTCTTATAGGTGTTCTTGCTCGGCTCGGTGGCGGTCACGGTGGTTATAACCAGCTCCTTCCAG TTGTTGTTACAGCTCCAAAGCCTGTTGTTACCAGGCAACATTCATTCATCAAACCCAAGATAACTCCATCCCCAG CTTCATGGTCAGGTCCGATTTCCGTTGAACAGAAAGTTACCCACTCGTGGGTTGCAAATGGAATAACTTACTATAGATATTCAACAATTGTGACTAACAAATCAAACAAGAATCTCAAGTCTCTCAACCTTTCAATATCCAAGCTTTACGGTCCACTCTGGGGACTAACAAAGTCCGGTGATTCATACACATTCCCAGCATGGATTAACTCATTATCGGCCGGTAAAAGCCTTGAATTTGTCTACATCCATTCCACTTCTCCAGCAGATGTCTCAGTCGCGAACTACTTGTTGGCCTGA